Below is a window of Ammoniphilus sp. CFH 90114 DNA.
GATTTTTATGCTATGTATTTGAGTAAGCTTTAAATTCTGTTAAAAGTAATTATAATTAGAATGATAGTTTAAAAATTAAAGTCTAGGAAGAGTGCTTTACAGAGTGCAATCATGATTGTCATAGCAGGTTCGGGTAATCGAAGTATAGATGCTAATCTTATTTTTTGTTAATATAGTTTTATTTAAGATATAGATAAGGAGTGGATAGACATGCAAGTCCTTCAAAAAACGCAAAAAATCGTTCGCTATCAAAATCAAATGGGTGAGGCCTATTACGGGACTGTAGAGGATGATGTCATATCGCAGTTATCGAGTAATTTTACAGACGTTCTCCGTCAAGAACTGAAATATGACGGGGTAAAAGTAAAATACAGCGATGTGAAGATCCTAGAGCCTGTCAAGCCTTCTAAAATCATTAATTTTGGCTGGACCTATGCGGAACACGCGAAGGAAACAGGGGGAAAGCCCAATCTGAAAGAACCTTTCTTGTTTTTAAAGCCTGCGTCTTCTCTCATTCCCAATGAGGGGGATATTCTGCTTCCTCCTAGTAATTTAACCAATCAGGTAGAGTTGGAAGGAGAAGTGGCTCTTGTTATTGGGAAACGCGGAAAGAATATTAAAGAAGAAGAGGCTCTCGATTACATTTTTGGCTGCACGATCTTTAATGATGTCACGGCGAGAGACCTCACGAAAACAGATCCTCAATTTACACGTGCCAAAGGATTTGATACATTTGGACCTCTTGGTCCATGGATTGTGACCGGTGTTGATCCGACAAATTTAAGAATTGTTACTACTTTGAACGGAAAAGTCGTACAAGATGGAAACACGAATCAGATGTCGCTTTCCATCCCATTCCTGATCAGTTGGATTTCCCAGGTCATGACCCTAGA
It encodes the following:
- a CDS encoding fumarylacetoacetate hydrolase family protein, encoding MQVLQKTQKIVRYQNQMGEAYYGTVEDDVISQLSSNFTDVLRQELKYDGVKVKYSDVKILEPVKPSKIINFGWTYAEHAKETGGKPNLKEPFLFLKPASSLIPNEGDILLPPSNLTNQVELEGEVALVIGKRGKNIKEEEALDYIFGCTIFNDVTARDLTKTDPQFTRAKGFDTFGPLGPWIVTGVDPTNLRIVTTLNGKVVQDGNTNQMSLSIPFLISWISQVMTLEPGDILATGSPSGSCPMKSGDVVVVEVEKIGKLRNYVK